In the genome of Afipia felis ATCC 53690, the window TGGAGCGCCTCGCCTCGATGGCGGGCATGGCGCTGCCTGCGGTGACGCCCGATGCTGCGCGCCACGAACAGCGCCGCCGCACGCTGTATGACGTGATGGATCTCGCCGCGAAGTTCTTCGCGGAAACTTTAGCCTCGCGCACCGGCGCGAAGGCGCGCGGCTATCTCGCGGACCGTTCGATCTCGCCTGCGACGCAGTTGCAGTTCCGCATGGGCTACGCGCCCGGCGAGCGCTTCGCGCTGAAGGAGCATCTTGGTTCGCAGGGCGTCAGTGCCGAGGACATGATCGAGGCCGGATTGCTGATCGCGGGCGATGACATTCCGGTGCCGTACGATCGCTTCCGTGATCGCGTGATGTTTCCGATCACCGATGCGCGCAACCGCATCATCGCGTTCGGGGGGCGTGCGCTCGAGAAGGATGTGCCCGCGAAGTATCTGAACTCGCCGGAGACGCCGCTCTTCCACAAGGGCGACAATCTCTACAATCAGGCGATGGCGCGGCAGGCTGCGCATGACGGCTCGCAGGTTGTCGTCGCCGAAGGTTATGTCGATGTCATCGCGCTGGTCGGCACGGGATTCGCCGCCGCGGTCGCACCGCTCGGCACCGCGCTAACCGAAAACCAGCTCACGTTGTTGTGGAAGATGGCCGACGAGCCGTTGTTGTGTTTCGACGGCGACGGCGCGGGCCAACGCGCGGCGTTTCGCGCGGCCGACCTCGCGCTGCCGCACCTCAAGCCCGGCAAGAGTCTTCGTTTCGCGATGATGCCGGAAGGGCAGGACCCCGACGATCTCGCGCGCAATGGCGGCCGCGCCGCGATCGACGAAGTGTTCGCAGGCGCGCGGCCGCTCGCCGACATGATCTGGACGCGCGCGACCGAGGGCGGACAGTTCGCGACGCCGGAGCGCCGCGCAGCGCTGGAGGCGCAGCTTCAGAACCTCACCAACGGCATCCAGGACGAGACCGTGCGGCGCTACTACCGGCAGGATTTTGCTGAGCGGTTGCGCCGGATGTTCGCACCCGAGGGAAGCGCACCGGGCGGCTACGGTGGGGCGCGGGGTGGCTTCCGGAGCGAATCACCGCGGCGTTTTCCGGGCCGGGGCGGCTTCGGGGCCGGTTCCGCCGGGCGGCCGGGCAGCCGGGCCAATCTATCCACAGCCGCGCTGGGCCGGGGGCCGTATCAGGCCGCGAGCCCGCAACTGGCGAATTCGCCGTTGATGCGCGGCCAGCGTGGCGCGCTCTCGCGCCGCGAGGCGCTGATCCTGCAGTCGCTCGTCAACCACCCCTGGCTGCTGCACGACCATCTCGAGGAGATCGCGGGTCTCGAACTTGCCCACCCGGATGCTGTGAAATTGCGCGCCGGCATTATCGCGGCGTTTGCCAATTATGGCACGACCGACGATTCGGAGGCCGAGCGCGACCGGATCGCCGCGTGGCTGGAAAAGAACAATTATTCAGAGCAAATTCAAAGGGTTGAGAAAGCGCTCACCACCAAGGATGTGTGGGGAACGCAGGCTGGCGCTGCGCGCGAGGATGTTTTGTCGACCTGGCAGCAACTCGTTGCCTTGCATCGGCAATCCCACGCCCTACTTAGGGAATTGAAGGATGCCGAACAGGCGCTCGGACATGACAACACTGAGGCGAACATCGCCTGGTTGCGGGATGTCAAAGCGAGGCTTGCGGCGGCGGACGGGACCGAGGCGCTGATTGAAGGCTTCG includes:
- the dnaG gene encoding DNA primase, yielding MRFTPQFLDDLRARLPVSEVVGKRVKLKRAGKEWKGLSPFHQEKTPSFTVNDQKGFYHDFSSGKHGNIFDFVMETEGVGFVEAVERLASMAGMALPAVTPDAARHEQRRRTLYDVMDLAAKFFAETLASRTGAKARGYLADRSISPATQLQFRMGYAPGERFALKEHLGSQGVSAEDMIEAGLLIAGDDIPVPYDRFRDRVMFPITDARNRIIAFGGRALEKDVPAKYLNSPETPLFHKGDNLYNQAMARQAAHDGSQVVVAEGYVDVIALVGTGFAAAVAPLGTALTENQLTLLWKMADEPLLCFDGDGAGQRAAFRAADLALPHLKPGKSLRFAMMPEGQDPDDLARNGGRAAIDEVFAGARPLADMIWTRATEGGQFATPERRAALEAQLQNLTNGIQDETVRRYYRQDFAERLRRMFAPEGSAPGGYGGARGGFRSESPRRFPGRGGFGAGSAGRPGSRANLSTAALGRGPYQAASPQLANSPLMRGQRGALSRREALILQSLVNHPWLLHDHLEEIAGLELAHPDAVKLRAGIIAAFANYGTTDDSEAERDRIAAWLEKNNYSEQIQRVEKALTTKDVWGTQAGAAREDVLSTWQQLVALHRQSHALLRELKDAEQALGHDNTEANIAWLRDVKARLAAADGTEALIEGFGESSGRFRA